The genomic region GTTGCCGCGGTAGGCGCCCCGATCCACTCAGTACGGATCACCCAGTTTGATCACGACGACAAGGCACCGTTCCTTAGCCAGGTCATCACCGAACGCGGCCGGGTTCCCCTGGCCCCGTTTCTGGCCGAGAGCGACATCGTAGTCAACTGCACCCTTCAGGACCCGAACAATCCCCTGACCTACCTCCGGACAGAGGATTTGGCCGCGTTCCGGCCGGGAAGCCTGATCGTGGATGTGTCCTGCGACGAAGGCATGGGCTTCAGCTGGGCCAAGACCACGACCTTCGCGGAGCCGATGTTCACCGTGGGCGAGCACATCAACTATTACGCAGTGGATCACAGCCCGTCCTACTTGTGGAACTCCTCCAGCTGGGAAATCAGCGAGGCCCTCCTGCCTTTTCTCGAGCCAGTCATGTCAGGACCTGGGGCCTGGGATAACAGCGAGACCATCAGCAGGGCGATCGAGATCCGCGAGGGCGTCGTTCTCAACCCGGACGTGCTGGAATTCCAGGGACGCGAGCCGGGCTACCCCCATGCCGTGCCCGGAATGGTGGTCAGCTAGCGGACCACCATTTCCGGCGCAGAGCCGGCTCTGCAGCCTCTTCTCCGGTGCGCTCGGCATCAGCATCGTCAGTCCGGTCAAGAACCTCCCACACCACCACCGCCAGTGTGACGGCGGCGGCCAGGGCTCCGGCGACGATCCAGGCGATCCGGGAGCCCTTACCCGGTTGGCGCCCGCGACGAATACTAACCGGATCGATGCCAGCGGACCGCCGGTCCAGCTCCCGGCCCTTGATGCGTCCGTGTGCGCGTCCAAACATCTCCGTTCCCAACTTTCTCTAACTCCCAACATCTCTAACGCTGTTTCGTCCCGAGCGGGACTGCCAAACGTACCGAGCACGATAGCAGGATTCATCCGAAGAGCGCCTTGCCTGCATCCAAGACCGGTGGCAGGGTGGCCGCATGGCGATCGAAGTCCGTCCGGCGACGCAGTTTGAAGACGTGAAAGCGGTGGTGGGGCCCAAGCGTCCGGACGCAACGGTGTGCTGGTGCCTGAGCTACCGCCTCCCCTCCAGGCAGAACGTGGAGCTGCGGGGCACTGCCCGCGGGGAGCTGGTCCAGGAACTGCTAGCACAGGATCCGCCGCCCGGGGTGCTGGCGTACGACGCCGGGGAAGTAGTTGGGTGGGCAGGTGTCCATCCGCGCGCCGATACCAGCTTCGCCCGCAACCGCCGGATCCCCCATGTGGACGATCTGGACGTGTGGTCCGTGTGGTGCATCCGGGTCCGGCCGGGGTACCGGGGGAAGGGAATCTCCCATCGGCTGCTGCACGGCGCCACCGACTTTGCGCGCTCCTACGGCGCTCCTGCCATCGAGGGATATCCGGTGGACAACCAGGGCAAGAAGGTGGACCTCACAATGGCCTATGTGGGCACCCGCAAGCTCTTCGAGGAGGCAGGCTTCACCAAGGCCGCCGACACCGACTCCGTCCTCAATGGCTTCCCGCGGGTGCTCATGCGCCTTGACCTGCGCTGATTGCACCGGACCTGCGCTGATTGCACCGGATCTGCGCGCGCCGCCTGCCGTGACGCCTGACGGCGTTACCGGGCTTAACGCAATGTCGGCTCCGTCACACTTCCCGGCATAGGATCAACACTGTGGATCGGCTGCCAGGCCCGCCCACGCGGTCTCCCGCGAAAGCAGGCCGCCGAAACTACTTGAGAGTATGGATCATGGCTTCGAACAATGTCCTTGAATCCGATGCCGACGCCGAGGGCGAGGGCGGCCAGCAGGGCGGCGTCCAGTCCGTGGACAGGGCGCTCGCTGTCCTGGAGATCCTGGCCCGCGACGGCCATGCAGGCGTGAGCGACATCGCCGAGGAAATGGGCATCCACAAGTCCACCGTGTCCAGGCTGCTCGGTTCCCTCGTGGGCAGGGAGATGGTCCACCAGAACAGCGAACGGGGCAAGTACCAGCTCGGCTTTGGCATCCTGCGCCTGGCCAGCTCCATTCCCGGCCGGCTGAGTCTGGTCCGCGAGGCCCGCCCGGTACTCGAAAACCTGGCCGAGGAATTCAAGGAAACCGTCAACCTCGCCGTTCTCCGCTCCAATTACGCCGTCAATGTTGACCAGGCCATGGGGCCATCAACCCTGGCCACCTACGACTGGGTGGGAAGCCTGACTCCCTTGCACGCGACGTCCAGCGGCAAGGTTCTGCTGGCAGCGCTGTCCGCAGATGAGCGTGAGCGCATCCTGAAGGAGACAGGGCTGCCCGCCCGGACACCGCGGACCATCACCCGGCGCGACAAACTCGAAAAGCAGCTGATCGACGTCGCCCACGACGGCTACGCAGTGGTCCTTGAGGAGTTCGAAATCGGGCTGAATTCCATGGCGGTGCCGGTCTACAACCACCTGGGAACGGTGATTGGCGCGGTCAGCATCTCCGGCCCGGCCTTCCGCTTCGACCCGGAGAAGATACCGGGCCTCGTGGAGGGCCTCGGCCAGGCCGGCCTGCGGATCAGCGCCAACATGGGCTACACCCGCCGTTAAGCCAGACCGCCCAGGTACTCCTCCATGGCGTCAGCGGCCGCCGTTGCCCCGCCGGAGTTGCGGACGCGCGGGCTCATCGCCGCAATGTTGCGGCGGATCTGCTGGTCCTGGCTGACCTCCGTCACGACGTCGTGGATCAGCTTTGATGTAAGGCCGTCCGCGGGGAGGCGGCGTCCCAGCCCCAGGTCCTCAACGCGGCGGGCGTTGGCTTCCTGCTCTGGCTGCAGCGGAAACGCCACGAGGGGGACGCCCAAATACAGCGCCTCCATGGTCGAGTTCATCCCCGTGTGGGAGAGGAACACATCGGCATGAGGCAGAACATCCAGCTGTGGAAAGAAGGGCCGGACCTCTACGTTCTGCGGAACCTCTCCCAGCTCGGCCACATCCAAGCGGTCGCCGACGGCCATGGCCACCTGCCATTCAGTGTGCGCGAATGCTTGCAGGCACATGCGGAAGAAATCCGGCCGGTCGTTCAACGGCGTGGTTCCCAGCGAAATGAACAGCAGCGGCGCGTCCTTGACGCGGGGCTGCCATTCCTTCTCGCTTCCCCTCCGGCCAAGGCTGGGCCCCACGAAGCGGAAACGGTCATCGAAGGTGTCACCTGCGGGCTGGAATTCCCGGGGGATGAAACAGATGTTCAAGGAAGCCGGAGGTCCTTCCATGAAGTTGAACCCGGCCAGTCCCTGCTCCCGGGCGAAATCCTCGATGAGCTGACGGGCCTGCTTCCATGCCGCCAGCATTTCCGCAGGTGCACGGGAGGGCATCAGCTCCCGCATCGAGAAATGTTCATTGGTGGCATAGGTCGGAAGCAATGCGATGTCCGGCAGGTCAAGCTTCATCGCGGCCATCTTCCCGGCGAGGGTCATGGCGTCGTAGCACACCGCATCCGGCTGATCTGCGGCCAGGCGTGCCAACAAGGCGGGGAACTCTTCCCGCGCCCTTTCCAGCAGACGCTCCAGCAGTCCGGACATCATGCCTGACCCCAGCCCCGCGAGCATGCCCGCCCGAGGCGACCGGCCGGCGTCGTCCTGGGCGGGGCTGCCTGGTGCATTGCCGAATCGGGGAAACTGCGCGGACAGGTCCTCGCCGTTCTCGAAAAAGATGGCCCCGGCAGATTCGACGGCGGCCGCGTACTTGGCCGAGGTGGCATACGTGACGCGGTGGCCCCTCCGGACCAGCTCTGCGACCACCGGCAGCGTGGGGTTCACGTGCCCCGTGGCTGGGAGACAAACAAACGCGAAATGCATGACGTTCTCCTCCGCCGGACAGCGACAGGATCATCGTACGCGCTCAAAAACTGATGAGCCTCTGGAGATTACTGCATGCCGGCCTAGGGCGCGGTTGCCGTCGCCCGGCCGCCCGGGGCCTCCGATCGGAGCGCCGGAGCGGCTAGACTCCGGCGCCAGCGTGTAAAGAGCCGTGGCTGATTCATGCCCAGGACCGCCACCGCGTCCTCGCCGCGGTAGTAAACGGCGAGGAAATTGTGTTCCTGGGGATCGCCCGTCGCTATCTCCACGCGGTCATAGCCGGCTGAGTGGCCGGCAAACTGGATCTTCACGCCGTGCTGGTCCGACCAGAAATACGGCGGCTTCAGCGGCTGCGCCGGCGAATCGCTGTCCAGCAGGGCCTGCACTGCCAGCGCCGCCCGCTCCAGCGCACCCGTCCAGTGCTCCACCCGGCGGTGCTTGTCAACCGCAGCGTCGAACCAGGCAGCACAGTCCCCCACCGCCACAATGCCCGGAACACTGGTGCGCCCCATCGCATCACACAACACACCGCCGTCGACCTCCACGCCCGAACCCGCGAGCCACTCAACGTTCGGCTCCGCGCCGATGCCCACCACCACAACGTCCGCCGCCAACTCCCGGCCATCCGCCAAGCGAAGCCCGGTCACGCTGTTCGCGGTGCTGTGGAACTCGTCGATGCCGGTGCCACAGATCAGGTTCACGCCGTTGGCCTCGTGGAGGTTGGCCACAACGGACCCCATGTCCTGTCCAAGCTGGGCACTGAACGGGACCGGCCCGCTATTGATCATGGTCACTTCCATCCCCCGTGAAGCGGCGGCGGAGGCAACCTCGGCGCCGATGAAGCCGGCGCCGATCACAATCATGCGGGCGCCGGCCACCAACATGGGCGTCAAACCCTGCGCATCTGCCATCGTCCGCAGGTAGAACACATTGTCGAGACCGGCGAGGGCGGGAATCTGGCGGGCCCGTGCACCGGTCGCTATGACGATGCCGTCTGCCGTGACGGTCCGGCCGTCATCCAGGTGGATGGTCCGCGTAGCTGAGTCGAGACGGATCGCGCCGCCTCCCAGAAGCCACTCAGCGTTCAATCCGTCGTCGTCAGTCTCGAGGAAGAGGTCTTCTGCCGTAATGGTGCCGAGTAGGAAATCCTTGGATAGGGGCGGCCTGTCATAAGGACGGTGATGCTCATCGCCAATGATGACCAGCCGTCCCGAGAAGCCCTGAGCGCGGGCGGCCCTGGCTGCCGAAAGACCAGCCAGCGAGGCTCCCACGATCGCAAGAGTCTTCATGATGAACTTGTTCCTTAATTGCTTTATGCGCAACAACAGTCACGATAAGCAACAGCGTGCTGCATCACATACCGACTGTCAAGAGGTGACGGCGGCAACAAAAAGTCCTTGACAATGCGTGTGAGCTAGCGCACTCTGTTGCTGAAGGCGAAGTGTGTTGATTAGTGCGGAACTGAGACGAAACAAAAGCTCCCGGCGAAACCGCCGGTCCGCATTCACGAAGTCAGGATCGTCGACGGCGACCATCCGGGCTGTCCTCCGTGGACGAGCCGAACCTGCCGCCGGGCCCAAACCCCGGCGGCACGGCCGGGCCGTCCCGCATATTCAATTAAGGAAACCCCTCATGACAATCAATAGTGACGTCACTATCGATGAAAGCAGTGAAGACGGTCGGGCCTCGGGGGTGGAACCGGTGTCGGAACGAGAACCTGAAACTCCCCAGGAAGACCTG from Arthrobacter globiformis harbors:
- a CDS encoding NAD(P)/FAD-dependent oxidoreductase; the protein is MKTLAIVGASLAGLSAARAARAQGFSGRLVIIGDEHHRPYDRPPLSKDFLLGTITAEDLFLETDDDGLNAEWLLGGGAIRLDSATRTIHLDDGRTVTADGIVIATGARARQIPALAGLDNVFYLRTMADAQGLTPMLVAGARMIVIGAGFIGAEVASAAASRGMEVTMINSGPVPFSAQLGQDMGSVVANLHEANGVNLICGTGIDEFHSTANSVTGLRLADGRELAADVVVVGIGAEPNVEWLAGSGVEVDGGVLCDAMGRTSVPGIVAVGDCAAWFDAAVDKHRRVEHWTGALERAALAVQALLDSDSPAQPLKPPYFWSDQHGVKIQFAGHSAGYDRVEIATGDPQEHNFLAVYYRGEDAVAVLGMNQPRLFTRWRRSLAAPALRSEAPGGRATATAP
- a CDS encoding macrolide family glycosyltransferase → MHFAFVCLPATGHVNPTLPVVAELVRRGHRVTYATSAKYAAAVESAGAIFFENGEDLSAQFPRFGNAPGSPAQDDAGRSPRAGMLAGLGSGMMSGLLERLLERAREEFPALLARLAADQPDAVCYDAMTLAGKMAAMKLDLPDIALLPTYATNEHFSMRELMPSRAPAEMLAAWKQARQLIEDFAREQGLAGFNFMEGPPASLNICFIPREFQPAGDTFDDRFRFVGPSLGRRGSEKEWQPRVKDAPLLFISLGTTPLNDRPDFFRMCLQAFAHTEWQVAMAVGDRLDVAELGEVPQNVEVRPFFPQLDVLPHADVFLSHTGMNSTMEALYLGVPLVAFPLQPEQEANARRVEDLGLGRRLPADGLTSKLIHDVVTEVSQDQQIRRNIAAMSPRVRNSGGATAAADAMEEYLGGLA
- a CDS encoding IclR family transcriptional regulator, which gives rise to MASNNVLESDADAEGEGGQQGGVQSVDRALAVLEILARDGHAGVSDIAEEMGIHKSTVSRLLGSLVGREMVHQNSERGKYQLGFGILRLASSIPGRLSLVREARPVLENLAEEFKETVNLAVLRSNYAVNVDQAMGPSTLATYDWVGSLTPLHATSSGKVLLAALSADERERILKETGLPARTPRTITRRDKLEKQLIDVAHDGYAVVLEEFEIGLNSMAVPVYNHLGTVIGAVSISGPAFRFDPEKIPGLVEGLGQAGLRISANMGYTRR
- a CDS encoding GNAT family N-acetyltransferase encodes the protein MAIEVRPATQFEDVKAVVGPKRPDATVCWCLSYRLPSRQNVELRGTARGELVQELLAQDPPPGVLAYDAGEVVGWAGVHPRADTSFARNRRIPHVDDLDVWSVWCIRVRPGYRGKGISHRLLHGATDFARSYGAPAIEGYPVDNQGKKVDLTMAYVGTRKLFEEAGFTKAADTDSVLNGFPRVLMRLDLR